In Montipora capricornis isolate CH-2021 chromosome 4, ASM3666992v2, whole genome shotgun sequence, the DNA window aattcagaagGAACATCTTTTTTCTACAATGGTACATGTTCCAACACTGTCTAACAGGACATTTCAATAGCTTCGCTCTTTGTACAGCCCAGCAGTCTAGTGTAAGTTTTTTGGCATCAGCTTCAattttttgagcaataaaaattcttggaaagATGCGATCGTTCCTAAAATAATGTACAAgtccaaatatgaaaagtacaACCTTCAGGCGCACGTGAAGGAAGCTGGAATGCAAGTAGTTTTGAATGTCAATTGTGTAAACAAACCGAGGTGGTgaattttcaaactaaaagcaCGCAACTGGTTCAAAATAAAACCACATTTATTTAGGTAGCACTGAAAAGCTTGCACTTTAATGGTCGGTATTGTAGTGACATGTCTGGTACACTATACAATGAAATTACAACAAAGCGGATAAAAAGTGCTGCCAAAAAGAATTCGTAAACAAATTATATCTGACACAAAGGAAACGCGGATGATAGGAAAAGTTGATGTCAAAAGCATTTTACCATGTAAAGTGAAAATAACAGTATGATCAGTAATCCAGTACTTACCAAATGGAAGCAGATCTCTTGCTGAAAGGGTGATGTTGAAAGTTGAGAAATACAATACCCTCAAAGTTTGAGGCGAGATCAGACAACCAgttcaaatacatttaaagtAAATAATGGTCAGATCAAGTGCAGAACATCTAGAACTTTCAATTAAGATGTGCAATCCTTGGTACAACAAGATTTTTTCAGCCTAGTCTGACAAGAAACAGGTAAATAATATGGGTTTCACACAACGGTATATTTTACTTTCAATTCCCaaactaatctcgtacccagatctcttgtGGCGAGCGAAGGCGAGATCTGGTCAAATCCGATTTGCACACGTGATGGACTGTCAGGAATGTGACAGGCGATGAAAGAGCGCATGCCCTAAATAAGTTCTTGAAATGGCAGCCGTCTCCGATGCCGATTTCAATAGAGCGGTGAAATTTTCCCTAGCAAAAAGCGGAACGCCCAATATATATTTAAAACCAAAACAGTTGGAGGCGTTAAAAGCCGTTGTGCAGCAAAAACGAGATGTGTTAGCCGTCCTTCCAACAGGATACGGCAAGTCTGTAACTTATCAGCTTGTACCAAATATGTGCAACTTCTTGTTTCAAGGCGGAAATTATTGCTCGATTGCAATTATTGTGTCGCCATTGACCGCTTTGATGATGGATCAAGTTGAGAAAATAAAGATGCAAGGACAGTCGACAGCAATTATCCAAGCTGAATGTTTGGAGGCGGATAATTTGAATGATCGAGAGATAAATGTACATGGTGATTCTGTGGAAAATGTGTTACGTGGACGTGTCAGTATCTTGTTTTGTCATCCTGAAGTGCTTGGCAGCAATAAAAAATGCAGGGAAATTTTGTTATCGGATGTGTATCAAAAAACGTAGTCTGTGTTGTGGCCGACGAAGCGCACTGCATCGTGGATTGGTTAGTAAATGTTTTTTGGCAATTCATTCGTGATTTAACTGATACCTTTTGCTGCACCTCGGTTTTCCTCGGCTCTCATTGGGCTCAAACATGTCATCAGTTTAGATATATTTGTACAAAGAGCAATATATTGTCTTTACTCTGgaaattgtttctttatttaCGTGTCCTGTACTTGACATGAACGATAATGTGATtttggtacatgtattttacaaAAACGTGCATCACATAATGCGAATTTCACAAGCACTTCACTATCATGACGACTCAGTCTGGTACTTATAGTCTTAAATGTTCTTGGTGTGAGTTTCTGAGTGATCAACACATGCAATACACATGgcaagtttctttttccgtAAAAGCACTGGAAACAAAATTCTAAGTATGCACATTAAGCAAATTTTAGTACAATCCatgtcatgtacatgtactcgCTACATATAACACATTGCAGAAATGAATATATTAGCAGTTTCTCGTGCCACAATTGtctggatttttttttgtcgatAGGGGATATGATTTTAGGCCAGATTATGGGAAGCTGGATACCATTGCTTCTATATTCCCAAGTAAGCCTTTTATTGCTTTGACTGCAACAGCACCTGTGGCATATCAAGATGCAATTACAGAAAAGTTCGCCATGCAAAATCCATTGAGAGTCCTTGAGAACCCAAATCGATCCAATATATTTTACGACATAAGGCAGAGACCTCCAGCTATCAAAAAGAGCAATGAAGAGCAATTTGAAAAACTCATTAATGGCTTTGGATGCCAGTTGAAAGAACTGAAGAACAACTTTCCCTTAACAATTATTTACACTTCCCTCCATCTCAGCAACTTGGTGATGACCAATATTTTCCTCCTGGGTGCAAGCATGTTCCCACTAACAGATTGTTTGCACTATTTCCAGAACCATCATTTGTGGCACCTGTCTTCTGCCACATTCTATTTAGAGTTTCTTCTATTTCACAAAGGATGTCAACCATGTCTGCAAGCTTCTTTTCATCCTTAAAATGCATTGGCATAGGAAATAAAGACGTCTTGTCATTCATTGCAAGACTTTGATGATGACGGATTTGTTTAGGACACACTTTACTTAGAAACTTGAACATGTCCTGATCAAAGAAGTCCTGAAATACTCTCAGACGAGAACGCGAGATGACTTCCGGATCAGTAATTGCTCTCCATCTGACATGAGATAATTCTCATTTGGAAAGTTTTTAATGTCTCCTATGGGCCTAGTATTGTCCAGCAATGACACATGCATCCTTTCTGAAACCACCATAGGCATGAACCAATTGTGCATTTTGTTTCGGTTGT includes these proteins:
- the LOC138046490 gene encoding ATP-dependent DNA helicase RecQ-like yields the protein MAAVSDADFNRAVKFSLAKSGTPNIYLKPKQLEALKAVVQQKRDVLAVLPTGYGKSVTYQLVPNMCNFLFQGGNYCSIAIIVSPLTALMMDQVEKIKMQGQSTAIIQAECLEADNLNDREINVHGDSVENVLRGRVSILFCHPEVLGSNKKCREILLSDVYQKT